From a single Salvelinus namaycush isolate Seneca chromosome 14, SaNama_1.0, whole genome shotgun sequence genomic region:
- the LOC120059575 gene encoding SRSF protein kinase 3-like translates to MAAESLQQEASGPTARHPHSRRIVQLLDEFKIAGVNGVQKDLVTPFSLKEVTVKIADLGSSCWVYKHFCEEIQTCQYRSLEVLLGSDYGPPADIWSVACLAFELVTGDSLFEPKAGKTFSLEEDHIAHIIELLGKIPAAVALSGKYSVEYFNRRGEMNRIGVLRYWGLYEVLVEKYHFLLKEASLFSDFLLCMLDFQPERRANAAQCLLHPWLSS, encoded by the exons gCCAGTGGTCCCACGGCTCGTCACCCCCACAGCCGGAGAATAGTCCAACTGCTGGATGAGTTTAAGATAGCTGGGGTCAACGGAGTCC AGAAGGACCTGGTGACTCCCTTCAGTCTGAAGGAGGTCACAGTAAAGATTGCTGACCTGGGAAGCTCCTGTTGGGTG TACAAACATTTCTGTGAGGAGATCCAGACCTGTCAGTACCGCTCACTAGAGGTTCTACTGGGCTCTGACTACGGCCCACCAGCAGACATCTGGAGTGTAGCCTGCTTG GCGTTTGAGTTGGTCACTGGAGATTCGTTGTTTGAGCCCAAAGCTGGGAAGACCTTTTCCTTAGAGGAAG ACCACATCGCTCATATAATTGAACTCCTTGGCAAAATCCCAGCAGCAGTAGCCTTGTCTGGGAAATATTCAGTGGAGTACTTCAATCGCAGAG GTGAAATGAATCGTATCGGGGTGCTGCGGTACTGGGGTCTGTATGAGGTTCTGGTGGAGAAATACCACTTCCTGCTGAAGGAGGCCTCTCTGTTCTCTGACTTCCTGTTGTGCATGTTGGACTTCCAGCCCGAGAGGAGGGCCAATGCTGCCCAGTGTCTCCTGCACCCATGGCTTAGCTCCTGA